From the Lathyrus oleraceus cultivar Zhongwan6 chromosome 4, CAAS_Psat_ZW6_1.0, whole genome shotgun sequence genome, one window contains:
- the LOC127136692 gene encoding uncharacterized protein LOC127136692 produces MTDDIVEQEYQEFEQIPRVARRPPVVMVNRNQDSDQVVRQIRHDAAVGEQNLEAIVEQIIVRNEISPCLQRPTYSSPLPDFVLQTELPRGWKVPKFTKFAGDTEESTIEHVARYQTEVGDIANNEDLKLKYFPSSLTKNVFTWFTTLPSQSIQTWTQLERLFHEQFYMGQSKISLKELASVK; encoded by the coding sequence ATGACAGACGATATTGTCGAACAAGAATATCAGGAATTTGAACAGATCCCAAGGGTGGCACGAAGGCCCCCCGTGGTAATGGTTAACCGAAACCAGGATTCCGACCAGGTGGTCAGACAAATTCGACACGATGCAGCTGTTGGGGAGCAAAACCTAGAGGCAATCGTCGAACAGATCATTGTACGAAACGAAATAAGCCCATGCTTGCAACGGCCAACTTACTCTTCACCCTTGCCAGATTTTGTCTTACAGACAGAACTGCCTAGGGGATGGAAGGTCCCGAAATTTACCAAGTTCGCTGGGGATACTGAGGAGTCCACCATCGAACACGTGGCCAGGTATCAGACTGAGGTCGGCGACATAGCGAACAATGAAGATTTGAAGTTAAAATACTTCCCAAGTTCTCTTACGAAAAATGTGTTTACGTGGTTCACAACGCTACCCTCACAGTCAATCCAAACGTGGACACAGTTGgagagattgttccatgaacaattttacatggggCAGTCAAAGATTAGCCTCAAAGAACTAGCTAGCGTTAAATGA
- the LOC127135350 gene encoding probable polyol transporter 6 produces MIINQGDKEAQKTSLNKYALACAIVASMVSIVSGYDTGVMSGAMIFIKEDLGISDTQQEILAGILNVCALVGSLTAGRTSDYIGRRYTIFLASILFIIGAVLMGYGPNYAILMVGRCICGLGVGFALMIAPVYSAEISSAASRGFLTSLPEICIALGIFLGYISNYLLGKYLSLKLGWRLMLGIAAVPSVFVAFVILSMPESPRWLVMQGQLGKAKKVLLRVSNTTQEAELRFKDIKIAAGIDENCTDETVILPQKSQGEGVWKELIIRPTPSVRWILIAAVGIHFFEHATGIEAVMLYSPRIFRKAGVTSKEKLLLATIGVGLTKIIFLLIALVLLDKVGRRRLLQVSVAGMIVGLTTLGFSLTMVEHAHEKASWALTLSIMATYVYVGFFNVGLAPVTWVYSSEIFPLRLRAQGASIGVAVNRSMNAIVSMTFISIYKAITIGGSFFMFAGLSVIAWIFFYFYLPETKGKALEEMEMLFTKKTKEKNVAMVTGPMHNV; encoded by the exons ATGATAATAAATCAAGGTGACAAAGAAGCTCAAAAGACATCATTGAACAAATATGCTTTGGCTTGTGCCATTGTCGCTTCAATGGTATCCATTGTCTCTGGTTATG ATACTGGTGTTATGAGTGGAGCAATGATATTCATAAAAGAGGACTTGGGAATCAGTGACACACAACAAGAGATTCTAGCAGGAATCTTAAACGTATGTGCATTAGTAGGATCCTTAACCGCTGGAAGAACTTCTGATTATATTGGTCGTCGATACACAATCTTCTTAGCCTCTATACTCTTCATCATTGGTGCAGTTCTAATGGGTTATGGTCCAAACTACGCAATTTTAATGGTTGGAAGATGTATCTGTGGTTTAGGTGTTGGTTTTGCACTCATGATAGCACCTGTTTACTCAGCTGAAATTTCATCTGCAGCATCAAGAGGCTTTTTAACCTCTTTACCTGAAATTTGCATTGCTCTGGGAATTTTTTTAGGTTATATATCAAACTATTTGTTGGGAAAATATTTGAGTTTGAAACTTGGTTGGAGATTAATGCTTGGTATTGCAGCTGTTCCTTCAGTTTTTGTAGCTTTTGTTATTTTATCAATGCCAGAGTCTCCAAGGTGGTTGGTTATGCAAGGTCAATTAGGAAAAGCTAAAAAAGTTCTATTACGAGTTTCAAATACAACACAAGAAGCTGAACTTCGTTTCAAAGATATTAAAATTGCAGCTGGTATAGACGAGAATTGCACTGATGAAACTGTGATTCTACCTCAAAAATCACAAGGTGAAGGAGTTTGGAAAGAGTTGATTATAAGACCAACACCTTCTGTACGTTGGATATTAATTGCTGCAGTTGGAATTCATTTTTTTGAACATGCAACAGGAATCGAAGCTGTTATGTTATATAGTCCAAGAATTTTCAGAAAAGCTGGTGTTACAAGTAAAGAGAAGCTTTTGCTTGCAACAATTGGTGTTGGATTAACAAAGATTATTTTTCTATTAATTGCTTTGGTTTTGCTTGACAAAGTTGGTAGAAGAAGATTATTGCAGGTAAGTGTTGCAGGAATGATTGTTGGACTTACAACATTGGGTTTTAGCTTGACTATGGTGGAACATGCCCATGAAAAGGCTTCATGGGCTTTGACACTTAGTATTATGGCAACATATGTTTATGTTGGTTTCTTTAATGTTGGACTTGCACCTGTAACTTGGGTTTATAGTTCAGAGATATTTCCTTTGAGGTTGAGGGCACAAGGAGCAAGTATTGGAGTTGCTGTGAATAGGAGCATGAATGCTATTGTTTCAATGACTTTTATTTCTATTTATAAAGCAATCACAATAGGTGGAAGCTTTTTCATGTTTGCTGGGCTATCTGTAATAGCTTGgatatttttctatttttatcttCCTGAAACTAAAGGTAAGGCATTGGAGGAGATGGAGATGCTTTTCACCAAAAAAACTAAAGAGAAAAATGTAGCAATGGTGACTGGTCCAATGCATAATGTCTAG